From the genome of Longispora fulva:
TCGCGGAGGTCGAGGACCCGGAGGCGCACGCCGGCACGGTCGAGGAGCACGGCGACCCGGCCGCCCGACTGCGGTTCTACCGCAGGCGCGGCGCGCGGGCCCTGGACATCCCCTACTTCCAGCCGGCGCTGAGCCCTGGGACGGGCCGGGTGTCGGGCCTGTTCCTGATGGCGCTGCACGCGGCGCCGGAGTTCCTGGCTGGCTCCGACGCCGTGCTCGCGGCCCCGGTCCGCTCCTTCATGGAGGGCTACTTCCTGGAGACGGAGGGCGTCATCCCGACCGACCCGCAGGCCACGGCCCTCTGGGAGGCGCTGTCCGGCGCACACGTCACGCTCCACTGACGATCAACCCCATCGGACGGCTACGGAGGTCCCTGCCCCGCCGCGCGCCGGCCCCGCCCAGCCCAGGTGCGCGGGGCCGTGTCGACGACGCGCGGAAGGCCGCGACCCGCCGGACCGATCACGGACGCGTCCCCGATCGGTTGGCGTCCGCCTCCTGTCGATCGGGCGACCCGCGATCGGCGGCCCCGGCGGACCGGTCGGGTCCGTGATCCTGGCCCCTCCCCGGGGCGCGCCGGCCGACTACGGTGGTGGCGTGGACGCTTACTGTTTCGTCGCCGGCACCCGGGAGAGCACCACCGAGGTCCTGGAGGTGCACGCCCCCGACGACGGCCGCCTGG
Proteins encoded in this window:
- a CDS encoding GNAT family N-acetyltransferase encodes the protein MRILAVSGRHPLLAEFHAEVLTPSFPPSELGPLDELEGAHVRLAVDDDGRVLGGAVGDWAPHLRVMLLGYLALRPGVRGGGIGGALLDDTLAAWRAECDPCLILAEVEDPEAHAGTVEEHGDPAARLRFYRRRGARALDIPYFQPALSPGTGRVSGLFLMALHAAPEFLAGSDAVLAAPVRSFMEGYFLETEGVIPTDPQATALWEALSGAHVTLH